A genomic stretch from Kwoniella europaea PYCC6329 chromosome 2, complete sequence includes:
- a CDS encoding glutamate 5-kinase translates to MTSKTKATPLTIVIKLGTSSIVSPEYPFLPHLQLLSSIVETVVSLRAQGHRVVLVSSGAIGVGLRRMDLRGRGKGLSQKQALAAIGQGRLIALWDNLFSQLDQPIAQILLTRMDISDRTRYLNAQNTFSELLQMGVVPIVNENDTVSVTEIKFGDNDTLSAISSAIVHADYLFLLTDVECLYTDNPRNNPDAKPVRVVRDIEKVKQQVSTATLGTSLGTGGMSTKLIAAELATAAGTTTVIMHSGNVKDIFHVIERGAGPSRDISETPALEEGPLCTRFLRRDRALKDRKWWIAHGLHSAGTITIDEGAYRAIQRKESGGRLLPAGVIKVEGPFASHQAVKLVVRRKKGDPSSSSKGKTGDSSTIITNPVSRNSIDESTNSSPTPASTSKFPNDTNPTSYPSTLASPALKHLTNVQPDTPLIQPILSLSSSVASLDPLSKSGPSSPSPSSTINAIAEKLNNVTLTQMQSQNRDTIAEEEDEGWEEVEIGKGLAQYNSVEIDRIKGIKSAHIENVLGYSESEHVVDSITFL, encoded by the exons aTGACG TCGAAAACCAAAGCGACCCCTTTGACCATAGTCATCAAacttg GTACCTCTTCCATTGTCTCTCCCGAATACCCATTCTTACCCCACTTGCAACTCCTCTCATCTATCGTCGAGACGGTCGTGAGTCTTAGAGCACAAGGTCATAGAGTGGTGTTGGTCAGTTCGGGTGCTATAGGAGTGGGACTGAGGAGGATGGATCTGAGAGGTAGAGGGAAAGGATTAAGTCAGAAACAG GCACTAGCAGCGATTGGTCAAGGTCGATTAATAGCATTATGGGATAACTTGTTTTCGCAATTGGATCAACCTATCGCTCAGATATTATTGACTAGAATGGATATATCTGAT AGAACAAGATACCTCAATGCTCAAAATACATTCTCGGAATTACTTCAAATGGGTGTAGTACCAATCGTtaatgagaatgatactGTATCTGTTACC GAAATCAAATTCGGTGACAATGATACGTTATCTGCTATTTCATCTGCAATTGTTCATGCGGATTATCTTTTCTTATTGACTGATGTGGAGTGCtt GTATACGGATAATCCAAGGAATAATCCGGATGCTAAGCCTGTGAGGGTAGTAAGGGATATTGAAAAGGTCAAACAGCAAG TCTCCACAGCAACACTTGGAACGTCTCTTGGTACAGGAGGGATGTCAACGAAACTTATAGCTGCTGAACTGGCTACCGCTGCTGGGACGACCACTGTGATCATGCATTCGGGCAATGTGAAAGATATATTCCACGTGATTGAGCGTGGGGCAGGACCAAGTAGGGATATATCTGAGACACCCGCTTTGGAGGAGGGTCCGTTATGTACGAGATTCCTGAGGAGAGACAGGGCTCtgaaaga TCGAAAATGGTGGATAGCCCATGGATTACACTCAGCAGGTACGATAACCATCGACGAAGGTGCCTATAGAGCTATACAGAGGAAAGAATCGGGAGGTCGTCTGTTACCTGCTGGAGTAATCAAGGTTGAAGGTCCCTTCGCATCTCATCAAGCTGTCAAATTAGTCGTCAGACGTAAGAAGGgagatccttcttcttcttcgaaagGAAAAACTGGAGATTCCagcaccatcatcaccaatccTGTATCTAGGAATTCGATCGATGAAAGTACGAATTCGAGTCCTACACCTGCATCGACATCTAAATTCCCCAATGACACCAATCCCACTTCCTACCCTTCGACATTGGCTTCGCCTGCATTGAAACATCTTACGAATGTTCAACCTGATACACCCCTTATACAGCCTATCTTATCGCTTTCTTCATCCGTAGCTTCTTTAGATCCATTATCCAAGTCTGGTCCTTCGTCgccctcaccttcatctacgATTAATGCTATCGCTGAAAAGTTGAATAATGTAACCTTGACTCAAATGCAATCGCAGAACAGGGATACGatagcagaagaagaggatgagggatgggaagaggttgaaaTTGGCAAAGGATTGGCGCAGTATAATAGTGTTGAGATTGACAGAATCAAAGGTATtaaaag CGCACATATAGAGAACGTTTTGGGGTATAGTGAATCTGAACATGTGGTTGATTCGATAACGTTTTTGTGA